The Phoenix dactylifera cultivar Barhee BC4 chromosome 15, palm_55x_up_171113_PBpolish2nd_filt_p, whole genome shotgun sequence genome contains a region encoding:
- the LOC103717769 gene encoding transcription termination factor MTERF15, mitochondrial-like, which produces MLLPELSASFLRRNTTTTVIAFFHRRRLEDLLLFSTATAGGSGENPSHKPHFLVEYLVSSCRFPPDQAAEVSKPISHLKSNEKPKSVVDFLRSHGFEDAHLRKLVSLNPRCLCYDVKKTLAPKMRAFLDMGFSPSDLPHLILSNPNVLNLSVDRILPKIELWKNLLGSTDLLMKFFKKNQWLLGYSVEKTILPNISLLRDCGITDERLAMIVRKRPTFITQRMESLRALVDRVEELKIPRSSGLFMWALQILRMVSRDRFQAKMELMKSFGWSESEFLAAFRKAPVFLSVSEKVMRRKMEFLVKEAGCETSYLALNPVLLMYSLEKRLIPRVRALEILKAKGLLRRKPKLHSIMSLSEEDFINKYVLCHKVEGPKLHKLYTAVLKQATPLS; this is translated from the coding sequence CCGAACTCTCCGCCTCCTTCCTCCGGCGTAATACCACCACCACCGTCATCGCCTTCTtccaccgccgccgcctcgaagacctcctcctcttctccaccGCCACCGCCGGCGGCAGCGGCGAGAATCCATCTCACAAGCCTCATTTCCTTGTCGAATACCTCGTGAGCTCCTGTCGGTTCCCGCCTGACCAGGCGGCTGAAGTCTCCAAACCCATctcccacctcaaatccaacgAGAAGCCGAAATCCGTGGTGGATTTCTTGAGATCTCACGGTTTCGAGGATGCCCATCTCCGAAAGCTCGTATCTTTGAATCCCAGATGCCTCTGCTACGACGTCAAGAAGACCCTGGCCCCAAAGATGCGAGCTTTCCTGGACATGGGCTTCTCCCCCTCCGACCTCCCCCACTTGATCCTTTCCAATCCCAATGTACTCAATCTCAGCGTCGACCGAATCCTGCCCAAGATCGAGCTGTGGAAGAATCTACTCGGCTCCACCGATCTCCTGATGAAATTCTTCAAGAAAAACCAGTGGCTTCTTGGCTACAGCGTCGAGAAGACTATACTTCCTAACATATCGCTCTTGCGGGACTGCGGCATTACGGATGAGAGGCTAGCTATGATTGTGAGGAAGCGCCCTACCTTCATTACCCAGAGAATGGAATCGCTCCGAGCTTTGGTCGACCGTGTCGAGGAGCTGAAGATACCCCGCAGCTCGGGCTTGTTCATGTGGGCCCTTCAGATCCTCCGTATGGTGAGCAGAGACAGGTTCCAGGCCAAGATGGAGCTCATGAAGAGCTTTGGGTGGTCGGAGTCAGAGTTCCTCGCTGCATTCCGAAAAGCGCCAGTCTTCCTATCTGTCTCTGAGAAGGTGATGCGGAGAAAGATGGAATTTTTGGTGAAGGAAGCCGGGTGCGAGACCTCCTATCTTGCCCTCAACCCAGTGCTTCTTATGTATAGCTTGGAGAAGAGGTTGATTCCTCGGGTTCGTGCACTGGAGATTCTGAAAGCAAAAGGCTTGCTCAGAAGGAAGCCCAAGTTGCATAGCATAATGTCTTTATCAGAAGAGGATTTTATCAACAAGTATGTTCTCTGCCACAAAGTGGAAGGGCCTAAACTGCATAAACTGTATACTGCTGTCCTTAAGCAAGCAACCCCTTTATCCTGA